From a single Patagioenas fasciata isolate bPatFas1 chromosome 19, bPatFas1.hap1, whole genome shotgun sequence genomic region:
- the FZD9 gene encoding frizzled-9: MAALRLRLALSVLWQLAAAGRGLELGGLEGPRGRAARCQPVDIPMCRGIGYNLTRMPNLLGHESQREAALKLHEFAPLVEYGCHVHLRFFLCSLYAPMCTDQVSASIPACRPMCEQARHKCVPIMEQFNFGWPESLDCGKLPTKNDPNALCMEAPENASAAEPHKGQGMLPVAPRPWPPGTAEGRGPNGLGACDNPEKFQYVEKSLSCAPRCSPGVDVYWSREDKDFAFIWMAVWSTLCFVSTAFTVLTFLLDPHRFQYPERPIIFLSMCYNVYSVAFIIRSVAGAENIACDRENGELYIIQEGLESTGCTIVFLILYYFGMASSLWWVVLTLTWFLAAGKKWGHEAIEAHSSYFHMAAWGIPAMKTIIILTMRKVAGDELTGLCYVGSMDVSALTGFVLIPLSCYLVIGTSFILTGFVALFHIRKIMKTGGTNTEKLEKLMVKIGVFSILYTVPATCVIVCYFYERLNVDYWNLRALERGCLHLPGRRAANCSLEASVPTVAVFMLKIFMSLVVGITSGVWVWSSKTLQTWQSLCNRKLGVRTRGKPCSGVSCGGVHCHYKAPTVMLHMTKTDPYLDNPTHV; this comes from the coding sequence aTGGCGGCGCTGAGGCTGCGGCTGGCCCTGTccgtgctgtggcagctggcggCGGCCGGGCGCGggctggagctgggggggctggaggggccgcgggggcgggcggcgcggtgCCAGCCCGTGGACATCCCCATGTGCCGGGGCATCGGGTACAACCTGACCCGCATGCCCAACCTGCTGGGCCACGAGAGCCAGCGCGAAGCCGCCCTGAAGCTGCACGAGTTCGCGCCGCTGGTGGAGTACGGCTGCCACGTCCACCTGCgcttcttcctctgctccctCTACGCGCCCATGTGCACCGACCAGGTGAGCGCCAGCATCCCCGCCTGCCGCCCCATGTGCGAGCAGGCCCGCCACAAGTGCGTCCCCATCATGGAGCAGTTCAATTTCGGCTGGCCCGAGTCGCTCGACTGCGGCAAGCTGCCCACCAAGAACGACCCCAACGCCCTCTGCATGGAGGCCCCCGAGAACGCCTCGGCCGCCGAGCCCCACAAGGGCCAGGGCATGCTGCCCGTGGCTCCCCGGCCCTGGCCCCCGGGCACCGCCGAGGGCCGGGGACCCAACGGGCTGGGGGCCTGCGACAACCCCGAGAAGTTCCAGTACGTGGAGAAGAGCCTCTCCTGCGCACCCAGATGTTCCCCTGGGGTGGACGTCTACTGGTCCCGGGAGGACAAGGACTTTGCCTTCATCTGGATGGCCGTCTGGTCCACCCTCTGCTTCGTCTCCACCGCCTTCACTGTCCTCACCTTCCTGCTTGACCCCCACCGCTTCCAGTACCCCGAGAGGCCCATCATCTTCCTCTCCATGTGCTACAATGTTTACTCCGTAGCCTTCATCATCCGCTCGGTGGCAGGGGCTGAGAACATCGCCTGCGACCGGGAGAACGGCGAGCTCTAcatcatccaggaggggctggagagcACGGGCTGCACCATTGTCTTCCTCATCCTCTACTACTTTGGCATGGCCAGCTCGCTCTGGTGGGTTGTCCTCACCCTCACCTGGTTCCTGGCTGCTGGGAAGAAGTGGGGACACGAGGCCATCGAGGCCCATAGCAGCTACTTCCACATGGCTGCCTGGGGCATCCCGGCTATGAAGACCATCATCATCCTCACCATGCGGAAGGTGGCGGGGGACGAGCTGACAGGGCTGTGCTACGTGGGGAGCATGGACGTCAGCGCCCTGACCGGCTTTGTCCTCATCCCCCTCTCCTGCTACCTGGTCATCGGCACCTCCTTCATCCTCACGGGCTTCGTCGCCCTTTTCCACATCCGGAAGATCATGAAGACGGGTGGCACCAACACGGAGAAGCTGGAGAAGCTGATGGTGAAGATCGGGGTCTTCTCTATCCTCTACACCGTCCCGGCCACCTGCGTCATCGTTTGCTACTTCTACGAGCGGCTGAACGTGGATTACTGGAACCTCAGGGCCCTGGAGCGCGGCTGCCTGCACCTCCCCGGCCGCCGCGCCGCCAACTGCTCCCTGGAGGCCTCGGTGCCCACCGTGGCCGTCTTTATGCTAAAGATTTTCATGTCGCTGGTGGTGGGCATCACCAGCGGGGTGTGGGTGTGGAGCTCCAAGACGCTGCAGACCTGGCAGAGCCTGTGCAACAGAAAGCTGGGCGTGAGGACGAGGGGCAAGCCCTGCAGCGGGGTGAGCTGCGGGGGGGTGCACTGCCACTACAAAGCCCCCACGGTCATGCTGCACATGACCAAGACGGACCCTTACCTGGACAACCCGACGCACGTCTAG